The DNA segment CAAAAGAAGAGAGATTGAGAACGTAGACTATAACAGCAGATAGAATACTAATTAGAGAACTATGTAACTTGCAGCCAATGAATATTAATGTCTTTCTTTAATAAATGTACGAATAATGATAATTTTTGATAGTCATCGTGCCAGCCTAGTGGATTTGACACCCAGCACACTCCTTTCTGTGCAGAATTGTACAAATATCAAATGCCTCAACTCTTTGTGAGGTGCACACCAGGTAAAAGAACCCATTTTGGGAAAACACACATGTTTTTAGCAGCTTTATTCCCTTGGTACCTTCAATGTAAATTCATTTTTTAAGTATTTGGCtgtttttcctgtatttccttGTCATTTCCATGCAATATTTAACATCACCACACCAGCACATGTAATTTCAGCTTCTTGAGGGCAAATTCAAAGGTGTCTGGAAAACTGCGTTAACTTCACTGAAGCGTGAAGTACGTAGGAAGAAAAGTAATTCCTTTTAATGGTCACATTTAACTGTCTTTCtcagagctgaaaaaaacaCCCCCATTTTTGGGTGGCGTATGTCCTTGAGAAGAACGCTGGGCCTTTTCTGAGGCGCTCTCTAGAAAAGGTTGAGCTCTGTGGAGCAGTGGTGGCAGCAGCGCCCGAAGGGCGGCGGCCCCGTGAGGGAGGGCGGCTCACCCGGACCCCGGGAGGGAGGGCCGCTCACCGAGCCCCGTGACGGAGGGCGGTTCACCCGGACCCCGGGAGGGAGGGCCGCTCACCGAGCCCCGTGACGGAGGGCGGTTCACCCGGACCCCGTGAGGGAGGGCCGCTCACCGAGCCCCGTGACGGAGGGAGGTTCACCCGGACCCCGGGAGGGAGGGCCGCTCACCGAGCCCCGTGACGGAGGGCGGTTCACCCGGACCCCGGGAGGGAGGGCCGCTCACCGAGCCCCGTGACGGAGGGAGGTTCACCCGGACCCCGGGAGGGAGGGCCGCTCACCGAGCCCCGTGACGGAGGGCGGTTCACCCGGACCCCGGGAGGGAGGGCCGCTCACCGAGCCCCGTGACGGAGGGCGGTTCACCCGGACCCCGGGAGGGAGGGCCGCTCACCGAGCCCCGTGACGGAGGGCGGTTCACCCGGACCCCGGGAGGGAGGGCCGCTCACCGAGCCCCGTGACGGAGGGCGGTTCACCCGGACCCCGTGAGGGAGGGCCGCTCACCGAGCCCCGTGACGGAGGGAGGTTCACCCGGACCCCGGGAGGGAGGGCCGCTCACCGAGCCCCGTGACGGAGGGCGGTTCACCCGGACCCCGGGAGGGAGGGCCGCTCACCGCCGCCGtcccgcggggcggggcgggacgAGGGGCGTGCCGCCTACTGGCCGCGACATTCGAAAGTCGCTTGGTGGGCAGGGCTTCCTCCTagtcctcctcttcttcctcttcgTCCCCATCTTCTTTCTGCCCCTCCGGGGGTCCGCGTGGGGCTTTTCCGGGCCGCGGCGCCGCTTCTCGGGGCAAGTGCGAGCCTTGGCCGGTAAGAGCTTGTGGAAGGGAAATACGGGTGCTGCCCCTGCTCCGTGTCGCTCTCTTCAGTGATGGCAGCGTGGGAGGCCGCCGAAATGTCCTTCTTCAGTCGGAGCGACGTGAGAGAGCGGATGcgggaaaagaaaaagggtcCCTTGAGGACTGCGAAGTTGAATGCCTCGCTTGCATCAAAAATCAAGACGAAGATCATCAGTGAGTGTATTTTGCGTTGCGGTGTATACACATGCTGGCTGCTGTGTCAGCTTATACCTGGGCCTCTGGCCGTGGCATCGGGAGCGGGCAGCAGTCCCTTAGCAGAGCTCATGTGCTGCTTCTCTGCCCGGGGGCTTCTCTCTTCTGCAGAGAGTGTCAAGTGCCACTAAGGTGCCCAGAGGTGTCTGAAGTATTTTAGTGTGTATGCAATCCTCCGCAGAAGCTAGGCCACTGATTTGTTTTTGTGGGCAAAATAATGCAAAGATGGAAAGGAGATAATTTGGACTAccttgaaaaatcaaaatatttccattatttttattgaattgtTTTGAAATTGAGAAATGGGCCGAAATCTACTCAAGGGCAACTATAGAGGAAGAGAGGGTTTTTTCGCATTTTTTGGATGATGATGAGGTCTTATCTGTAGGTGACTTGTTCAAAGCAAGgagtatatatttttaaactcaaTACTTGAACCATGCCATTATCCGTTAAGAATTGAAGCAGTAGCTTGCTGCCTGTGGCCCATTGAGGGTAAAGAGGCTATCTGAAGTGTTGCATGTTATTCTGGAAAATTTTTTCCTGCTATTTTCTCTGGAGACTTCTGTTACTGGAAGGAATGAAAGATACTACTGATTTTGTGAGGGGCTATTAAGTTGCAGAGATCTGAATCTGAGGAAGGCTGGTCTAGGAAGGGAAAGAATTATGATGAGGGGAGACGTATGGGTAAAACCTTGGATGCTGATGGTGTGTGATACTGCTCTGTCTCTCACAGACAACTCCTCCACGATGAAAGTCTCCCTAAAGCAGAACAATAAAGCATTGGCTCTAGCCCTCAACGCAGAGAAAGCCAATGCACAGCGGCTCACCCATGAGAAGACCACCTTACAGAAGGAGGTGGAGCAGTGCCACTTCCAGAACGCAGTGCTGCGGCACAGGCTCTCCTTCCTGGTATGGCACTAACTGTGTGGTTGGCTTGGGGATGGGTGGTAGACAAGGTGGGCTGCACCAGCATCTCAACTGTGGGAGGCTTGAGCTGTTGTTTTTGAATGTCTGAAGTCTCAACATATGGAACAGGTCGCCATTCATTTGcttatttctgtttccaaaacaaaatgTGTTCTCCCCAGAACATGCCTTGCTCTGGCTACTAATATCCTTGTTGGAAAAGATGTTTTGATTTAATATCTTTATggcttttctctctttattaCCTCAACACAGAATAATATGTTGAAAAAAATGGACAATCTTATGGCTGCAGTTAAGATGGCCGAGCTGTCTGAGGTAAACCATGGGAAACGTGACCACACTGTTCTGGGAAGGgggctgtgttttcctttgtcttttgcTTTGTGTTGCCTGCTCACTTCAGTGTTGGATGCTTCAcctggttttctttgcttgcttGAGTTGTGCTGGCTATGTCCTTGTTTTTAGCTTGGTGTTAAGGATTTCCAGGGTAACTCTTTCTGTAGAAAGAGCTGCAGTTTTAAACTGCTTTGCTCTGGATTATTTGCTATATTGGCCATTTCTGTTCTGACAGGTTGTGACttcttttcaatttcttttttgaagTATAGCCATGGCAACTTAGGATAGGGAATAGGACACTTTGCCTGTGTCCTGTCTCATGGGTGGATGGGAAAATACTTCTGCTTCCTAGTCTCAGATTATCTGAACTAGTTTAACCTCATCCCTAGGCTATGGAGACACAATTTGATTCTGCTGCAATTTATTCCATAATGTGAAAGGGTTGCTGGCAGTACTTTACATACTTTCCAGAGAAACTGCTTCTACGTGAGCTTCTGATGTTTCTGTGCAGGAGGCTGCACGAGGGATTTCAAGAACTTTAAATCACTCTTCTATTTCTCTTTCCAGTTCCATACAAATTCTCCATCCTTGTCCAGTGGCCAGAAGAGCAGCATGACTGAAGATAGCTGGACCGATGATATTGCAGGTGGTCAGCTTCTGAGGTGGGCTTTAAAATGATATCACCAACTTTGTCCTGAATTTCTAATGCTAAACTTCTTGTGTTTTATGTGTGTGCCCAGTTACTAGTTGCACATGAGATAGAATAAAGGAAAGTATCAAGCAGTGGTGGTTCAGAGAAGCTGTCTTTTTATTGCCActccttgttttgtttgtccTACTTCTGAGTCTGTGCACAGATGGTCTTTTTACCTCCTTTCTTTGAGACTGTGCTACTTTTAGGCTGTTTTGTCTTTGTAGCTGGTAAGCATAGCAAGATTTGCTTGATTGAGTGAGTGCCATAGCTAGCACTTTGATGTTTGTTACATAAAAATGCTTAATAGTCACCTGCTTGTATGATGTAAGCTTGCATTCTGGAAAGATGGTCAGAGCAGGATCTCTTTAAAGTATACTTGAAGTcctgtttcttctctgtttagTCTCTGCTTTGAAGACAGGGCAGTCCATGGAGCTGCCCACATGTGCCCTGTAGTTAGTCTGTTGGATTCTGGGGCCTGTCCTATATGTGAAACATGATCCATTGCTGCTATTCCTTCTCACCAGGGTTACACAGATGCCAATGAGAGTGCCCATTTCCAAGCTACCTGATGCAGAGCAGCAAGCTTGCAGCTCCACAGCAGTACAAACATCCTCAGGAGAACTTCAGAGACCTGCTTCTAATGGAGGGGAACTTCAGAGACCTGCTTCTAACGAGCCCCTAAAAATTGTGCCTGTTGCCTCTAAAGATACTTTGCCACCACAGCACGATGAGAAGCTTCGGTTCCACCAAGAAGAGAATGGCAAGAAGGTGACTGAAGCAATGGCAACAGAAGAGGCTTTTCATGACTCTCGCATCTTTGGAGGTACATTTGCATGTCCTGCTGTTCTTCTTTATGACTTTGTGTCTGTGCTCAGAAATGCTTGAGTGCCATAGCTCCAGTTAGTTCTCAGCCACAGCTCCAGTAGCTCCTAATGACTGGTAGGAACTACATGCTCCACTGGGGCTGTTATTGCTGGCATTATGTATATCCCACAATCAGAGTCTTCAGAGGCATGTTTGCAGTAGATAAAGCTCATGAATCAGGCTTTTTGAGAAAAAGGCACTGAGCTTACATAAGATTTCTGGAGATGTCAAAAAGTGCAGAATCTGACTAGGTGCACCACTGTTTCTTTTTGATTTGTCATGTAAATAATAACTCTTAGACAGATCAGTATTAGGTTggaatgaataaatatttttaataattgccATTGCCTAATGCTCATCTGCTAATGTATTAACACATACCTTATAAACTAGGAGTATAGAACTCTTGCAAAGGGCTGCCTTTGTCTGTGGCAGAAGATATGATGTTCAGGTGTTAGAAAGATAAATTACTTGTCAGTAGAATTGCTAGATCAAATAAGTGTTTCTAATATTACAGCTGGTTAGGGGATCTTGCTTTGGGCTCCCCTTTTGTTCAGAGGGAAGCCAGCTAAGCAAATCTAGTATGCAGTAAGCTGGGGGGGGTATCCCTGTAGAACACAAAATCACACTTCTTTTGTGCTCTGGATTTGTGGCAGTGTATGGAGCAAGGTTTTTAGTGGTATGGGGAAAGATGgcattttcctgctgcatttctCAGCCTtagacatgattttttttctttacaacagAGGTCTTGTGCACCACTGAACAAAACTCCAACAATTTGCCAGCACTTGCCTTGGAAAGTCATAATCTTTCATATGAGGCTGATGAGATGgtaaaacatttctttgatCGTCTTTCACAAGGGCACGTTACTCTGAGGAGAAAACGTTCCACCCCGTTTGCTACAAGCACTCCATCTTCTGCTCTGGATATCTTACCACATGTCAGTTCCACTCTGGCAGCTCGGGGTAGTCCTGCACAGgagaacagcagctccagcaagaACAGCACACAGCAACAGCTGAGATCTCCCAGCCCCCTGGCTTCACCTGCTCAAACTGCTGTTGTTTCTCATAAAAACTCTGTGGGTAAAGAGACTTTTTCTGAGCAGCCACAGACAAAAGAAATGGGGTGTGGCGTTGAAACGGACCCCAGCTATAGCCAAGCCCCTGAGATGGTTCCTGTAAAGGTTAAAAGCAAAGGTAACTGTAAAACCAGCGAGAAAAAGACTGTTAAGAAAgccagaacaggaaaaaagaaaacaactgcaGTTAAAAACAATGCAGAAAATAGTTCTGATAGATCTCAAggtgaagaaaatacaaagaagcTTCCTCAGCCAGAAGTTGCAACAAGTTCTAGTGAAATTGAAGTCGGTGAGATGGGGCAGAAGGTGTGTGAGGGGGCTTCTGACAGGAAGACTAGAGACTGTGGTGTGGAGCACCATTCCCACTCTCCTGATGGAGTCAAAGACTTTGGAAGTACATATGAGGTGaatccagcacagctgcagagtcTTGAAAGTGTTGACTTAATGCAACAGGTTAAGAAGGGACCTATCTTTGAGATGCAAAGTATGGAGAGCTTGCTAAAACCCCCAGTTCAGACCTTCTCAAGTCATGAAGTTCCCTCGAGTGATTCCAGTCTACAAAATTCTACAAAAATCTCAAGTGTGAGCAGAAAGAGCAtcaaacagaaaatcaagagAAAAACTAGAGTAATTTGGCAAAGAGATGATTCTGATGAGGAATATCTGCCAAATGGTGTGATAATACAAGAGGCCAAAGCTGAAGAACAGCCTAAAAAAAGCCGAAGAAGCAGGAAGAATACTGTCAGGGAAAGCAATTGTGATCAGAGAAATGAAGTTAATGTTTTTAGCTCCTGGATAGATGTTCAAGGGGCAGCTAATGAGAGTACAAAGGATTTGCCAGGTAATCTTAAACAGCGCAGGGAAACGTATATTGTCCATCCTTTGGATCTTGCAGGGAACTTGGGTTGTTTCCAGACAAAATTTGAAGGGGGTGAAAATGTTCCTCCCCCGTCTGCTCCTGGGAACAAAGCGAGCAAAATCCCCAGAGCTGCTAAGAGCAATCAAAAGAGCTATAAAAATCAGACAGggagccttaaaaaaaaagggcaagGTGAAGCTGACAACAACATGAATGCTTTGAAAAAAGAAGCCTCTTGCAAACCCAGGCCTCGGAGGAAGAGGAACAGCTCTCGACCTCCAGAGACTGATTCTCTGGCCAGAAAAAGTGATGGTGCCAAGGTTCCCGTTGGAAGTTCCACGGAACTTGCATCCAAACAAACTGTCCTGTTGGGGAAGTTTTCCTGCATTACACATCTGTTGTCTGAGCCAGATGCTTTCCTGGATGAGCAGCTACCAGACATATCACTTGCAGATAGCCTTACAGACTCTTCACACATTCTTGAATCCTCCCATGTGAGCAGTTCTGCAGTTCTGCCTGCCGGCTCCAGAGGTACAGAAATACCAGTTTCCAAGAGCTCAAGTACAGTGGGCAACAGAATGCAAGTAAAATCCCATGCTTGGTTGAAAAAGTCAGTGGTATTTAAAGAAGAGACTGAagaggacacacctggggaaaGGAACCAAGTCCAGTCAAGTTCTTGTAGCTCATCTTCACAGAAACCTGGTAGGTGGTAAGCTGGGGAAGGTGCCTGTATTTGGAGATGAGGGCAAAAAATCCATGCAGCAAGTGCttatattttccttcctctcctctcttttcaGAGTTGAAGATCAGTCTCCAGTACACCATTTATGCTTCCACTTGTGCTGGCCAGTCATTTCTGTGGCTGCATTTGCTTCTAATTTATCAGCATTTCTATACAAACTTATGTCCACTTGTCCCAATATCTACACATGGACAAGACTAGCAGCGTGTGCTGAGTCTTGCTTTACCACTCTTGTTATCTACAGGGCATGCCTATTAATTTAGAAAATCAAGTACTCAAGCAGTTCGAAGGTATAATTTGATGCTGGCACTGCCTATTAGGGTCAGTCATATTATTGGGGCACAAAATATCAAAAAGGTGGCAAATTTTTGGTCCAGAATAGTTTTAGTGCTGCAAGGTATCAGACTTCATATCTCTAGGTGATATCTTCACTGGAAATTAATCAGGAGTCAACATAAATTACTTTGGTTGTGGGatgggggttttggttttttgtttgttttggtttgtttttagaAGGATTTGGAGGGTGTATCCCTAGGCTGGTCATACAATAATTAAACTGACCCTTTTGGGAGTTTGCTGTTAATGGATGCTCTGTAAAGAGAGTTGTTTTATGgggttttcctttctgtagcCGTTTACAGACAGGCCTGTTACAACTCAACTGGGCTGTACTTTTATAGAGAGGAAGTTTGTTCTCCTGCCCTCTTCCTTTTGCCTGACTCCACTTGGACAGGTGCAGTGACTGTTGGCATGGTCCTGTGCCTTGCTGAAATTGGTAGGTTGCTGGTAGGTTGGTTGTGTGCCATAAGCTTGCTGTCTCCTCCAGGCTGTAAGCTCCTGGGATTTACAGCTGTCAAATAGActttttatatcatttttctGCTACACCACCAGGGGCCATGATACTATCAGCATTAGTGATCTGTgattagtgattttttttcacagaggaGCCTAATTTGATTTATGAGCTGACTTTTGAGGAGTAGGTCTGGTATTTTTGGATTAAAATGGTTCCTGAGTTTAGAGGGAATATGATGAGATTCTGGATTTGTGTATGTTGAGAGAAACCTGGTAATGCAAGTCTTTCTATTTGACAGCTGTTATTTCTTAGGGTGTCTGGAAATGATTTGGAATAATTTTGATCAAACCATGTGAATGTCTCCCTTTGCAGATATCAGGCCACTACAGGATTTGAACAATACCAGGGGTCTGCCTCCCTCTGGCTCGGAGGAAACACCAGGGTGCTCATCCAGGCGGAAACAGAAGCCAGTCTGCTACAAAGAGCCATCACTCACGAGGTTGGGCTTTAAACTATTCCTTCCAAAGACTGTTCCCATACTGCAACCCCTGTTCTGCTCTCATGTACTAACtctccagggctgggccctCTGTGGCTTTGTTCAAAGTTCTTACCCTTTGTGTTCTGTGAGCCTCCTCTTACACCACTGTGTGGTTATGCCAAAATTCTGCATCAGCACACATAGATGTTCAGGCTTCTGGTAACAAGCTACTAAAGATGTTATTTTACTTGTTGAAATGAGCACCATCTCTTGGCAGACTGCATCTGTGGTACTCCAGTACTAACGAGGCAGTAGCATGAGGATAAAATGCAGGCTAAAGACAGCTCAGCAAAAGTCCTGATTTCATTTATTCTGCGATGACTAAAATTTTACACACTTGTGTAATGCTTGGCTCCTGAGGGCAGTCTGTATCTATATTCACTAGCAGATATGATACCTAAGCAAAGAGCTGCATCTTTTCCCTAGGAAACTGTAGATTCAGTACACCCGATGGCTATTGCAGAGAGTTGTGTATTCCTAAAATGACAACCTTGTTGTTATATAACATTACTGGGTGTGTTTTTCCCTGCAAAGTGTCCCAGTTTGAACTTGAACTTTC comes from the Cinclus cinclus chromosome 9, bCinCin1.1, whole genome shotgun sequence genome and includes:
- the LOC134047263 gene encoding uncharacterized protein LOC134047263, with product MAAWEAAEMSFFSRSDVRERMREKKKGPLRTAKLNASLASKIKTKIINNSSTMKVSLKQNNKALALALNAEKANAQRLTHEKTTLQKEVEQCHFQNAVLRHRLSFLNNMLKKMDNLMAAVKMAELSEFHTNSPSLSSGQKSSMTEDSWTDDIAGGQLLRVTQMPMRVPISKLPDAEQQACSSTAVQTSSGELQRPASNGGELQRPASNEPLKIVPVASKDTLPPQHDEKLRFHQEENGKKVTEAMATEEAFHDSRIFGEVLCTTEQNSNNLPALALESHNLSYEADEMVKHFFDRLSQGHVTLRRKRSTPFATSTPSSALDILPHVSSTLAARGSPAQENSSSSKNSTQQQLRSPSPLASPAQTAVVSHKNSVGKETFSEQPQTKEMGCGVETDPSYSQAPEMVPVKVKSKGNCKTSEKKTVKKARTGKKKTTAVKNNAENSSDRSQGEENTKKLPQPEVATSSSEIEVGEMGQKVCEGASDRKTRDCGVEHHSHSPDGVKDFGSTYEVNPAQLQSLESVDLMQQVKKGPIFEMQSMESLLKPPVQTFSSHEVPSSDSSLQNSTKISSVSRKSIKQKIKRKTRVIWQRDDSDEEYLPNGVIIQEAKAEEQPKKSRRSRKNTVRESNCDQRNEVNVFSSWIDVQGAANESTKDLPGNLKQRRETYIVHPLDLAGNLGCFQTKFEGGENVPPPSAPGNKASKIPRAAKSNQKSYKNQTGSLKKKGQGEADNNMNALKKEASCKPRPRRKRNSSRPPETDSLARKSDGAKVPVGSSTELASKQTVLLGKFSCITHLLSEPDAFLDEQLPDISLADSLTDSSHILESSHVSSSAVLPAGSRGTEIPVSKSSSTVGNRMQVKSHAWLKKSVVFKEETEEDTPGERNQVQSSSCSSSSQKPDIRPLQDLNNTRGLPPSGSEETPGCSSRRKQKPVCYKEPSLTRKLRQGDPFTDSKFLHSPLYKRKKKPVTAKGMTKKMKENEEWLPEGCLSGEAGKFITTERSQD